Within Bradymonas sediminis, the genomic segment CTGGTCATCGACGCGAATGCGCCGATGCCCTGGTCGGTGGTTTTTTCGTTGCTCTCGGCCGCCGATCCCCTGGCCTCACTCCAGACGACGCATGGCGCGATTGACGCCGGACAGCGCAAAATCGACACGCTCGAAGATGGTTTTGTCTACCATTATGGCGCGTCGCCGCAGGTTGTATTGAGCCGGGACTTCTCCCTGATGCGCCGCGTCCTCGTGCATGCGCAGGGCGTCGATTGGGAGTTTAGGCTCAGCGGTGATTTAGGCGTCGGCGGGCTCCCGGAGCGCGTCGATATTTTGCGCGCCGGGGCCCCCTTTGCCAATATGCGCCTGTCACTTTCTGGCCAGTCTAACTCCCCGAAATCTAAGCGATAAGTCGCACTCTCCTTATATCCGAGAGCTCATTCGATCTCGCGTCGCTTGAGCAGCAAGGAGTTGCTGACCACGCTGACGCTCGACAGGGCCATGGCGCTGGCGGCGAAGGCCGGAATCAGCAAACCAAACGCCGCCACCGGCACCAATACCGTATTATAGAAGAAGGCCCAGAAGAGGTTCTGTTTGATCTTGGCGTAGGTCGCCTTCGAGATCTCAACGGCGCGTCGCACGCCTTTGATATCGCCGGAGATCAGCGTGATATCAGAGGCCTCGATGGCAACGTCGGTGCCGGTGCCGATCGCGATGCCCAGGTCGGCCTGGGCGAGCGCGGGGGCGTCGTTGATGCCGTCGCCGACCATGCCGACGATGCGCGCCGGGCTGCCGTCCTGGGCGCCGCGATTCTGCAGTTTTTGCACCGCCGACGCCTTATCCTGCGGGCGAACGCCCGCCTGGATAAATTCGGGCGAGATGCCGACCTGGGCGCCCACCGCGCGGGCGGTTTCTTCATTGTCGCCGGTGATCATCCAGACCTCGATGTCGCGCTCCTGGAGCCACTTCACGGTGTCGGCAGATGCCTGCTTAATCTGGTCCTGAATCGCGAAGAGGCTGAGCAATTGATCGTCTTCGGCCAGGGCGACGACCGTCTTGCCCTCGCGCTGCAAGGTCGCGATTTCGTCGCGATAGTCAGCCGCGTTCGCCACGCCGCCTTCGTCCTCGAGGATCCAGGTCGGCTTTCCGATGCGCAGCGCGCGCCCGTCGATGCGCCCGCGCACGCCTTCGCCGGCCACCGCGCGGAACTCGGCGACGGCGTCCAATTTGAGCCCGCGCTCTTCGGCGGCGCGAATGATCGCCTGGGCGATCGGATGCTCGCTGCCCGACTCGAGCGCGGCGCCCAGGCGCAGCGCCTCGGCCTCGTCGATCTTCGGGCGCAGGTCGCTCAGCGCCATCTCGCCGGTCGTTAAGGTGCCGGTCTTGTCGAAGATGATCGCGTTGACCTTGCCTGCGTGCTCCAGGGATTGGGCGTCGCGAATCAGGATTCCCAGCCCCGCCGCCTTGCCGGTTCCGACCATCAGGGCGGTGGGTGTGGCGAGCCCCAGAGCGCAGGGGCAGGCGATGATGAGGACCGCGATGGTCGGCAAAATCGCGACCGTGAGGCTCCCCTCAAGGAAGAGCCAAACCGCGAGTGTCACCAGCGCGATGGCGATAATCACCGGCACGAAAACCCCCGAGATCTTATCGGCCAACCGCTGGATGTCCGCCTTTGATTCCTGTGCTTTTTCAACGAGTTCGATGATCTGGGCCAGCGCGGTTTCGCCGCCGATGCGGGTCGCGCGCACCACGAGGCGCCCGTCGGTGTTGATGGTCGAGCCGATGACCTCATCGTCGACCCCGTGGGAGACCGGCACCGATTCGCCCGTGAGCATCGAGGTGTCCACGTCCGCCTGTCCCTCCACGATAATCCCGTCGGTCGGGATCTTCTCGCCGGGTCGCACGAGCATCTCATCGCCGACCTGAATCTGGTCGACGGGGACCTCGACCCAGGCGTCGTCGCCGTCGCCGCGGCGCACCCGGGCGGTGCTCGTGCCCAGGTTGAGCAGCGCCTCGATGGCCGCGCCGGCGCTGCCCTTGGCGCGGGCTTCGAGCCATTTACCCACCGAGATCAGGGTGAGGATCATGGCGGCGCTGTCGAAGTAGATATTGCCGTCGGCCAGCGTGGTGCCAAAGACAGCGGCGATGGTGACGACCATC encodes:
- a CDS encoding heavy metal translocating P-type ATPase, with translation MTQTLHFDIEGMTCGKCSGRVSKAIEGLDEFPLIEVSHEENSARVTLSEAQEANADEISENIARAVTEAGYPAQPADGDAPPLLFKPTESTPSPVEKPAPKAPQKSSAAEVRIDVGGMTCASCVGSVEKALGRVDGVSEVRVNLTTERATVTLERPSKDDASVQPMLKTLRDAVESAGYDVREIDASMLREDGAAQGSRATQKSEDSQRSKLTERRAEEARLWKLRWVTGLILTIPILFVQMGPMWFDLELSAGANLGRLLITAYLTTIVYLFVGKPYLVGAWRRLKHFGANMDTLVAMGASAAWLFSMVVTIAAVFGTTLADGNIYFDSAAMILTLISVGKWLEARAKGSAGAAIEALLNLGTSTARVRRGDGDDAWVEVPVDQIQVGDEMLVRPGEKIPTDGIIVEGQADVDTSMLTGESVPVSHGVDDEVIGSTINTDGRLVVRATRIGGETALAQIIELVEKAQESKADIQRLADKISGVFVPVIIAIALVTLAVWLFLEGSLTVAILPTIAVLIIACPCALGLATPTALMVGTGKAAGLGILIRDAQSLEHAGKVNAIIFDKTGTLTTGEMALSDLRPKIDEAEALRLGAALESGSEHPIAQAIIRAAEERGLKLDAVAEFRAVAGEGVRGRIDGRALRIGKPTWILEDEGGVANAADYRDEIATLQREGKTVVALAEDDQLLSLFAIQDQIKQASADTVKWLQERDIEVWMITGDNEETARAVGAQVGISPEFIQAGVRPQDKASAVQKLQNRGAQDGSPARIVGMVGDGINDAPALAQADLGIAIGTGTDVAIEASDITLISGDIKGVRRAVEISKATYAKIKQNLFWAFFYNTVLVPVAAFGLLIPAFAASAMALSSVSVVSNSLLLKRREIE